TTGGAGAGCCAGACTATCCACAGCTATGGAAGGATGGTGATATCTTAGTTGGAGGAATTTTCCCTTTCCATAAATGGCAGATGATGGACTCATCCTATTTGGCCATGCCAGCTTCAATAAAGTGCATGAGGTGAGCATAAACATTAACTGGAATATTACAATAAATTATAATCCACAATTGCTAATAATGCAAGAACTGATTATATTGTATACAGCATAATATATCTGGATTCATGTCTGATTTTTAACAAGTCTGGAACTCAGAGCCTTCCAGTATTCACAGTCCCTGATCTTTGCAATAGAGGAGATCAACAACAGTTCATCTTTACTCCCTGGAGTCTCACTGGGCTACAAGATCTATGATACCTGTGGTTCTCCCTCACTGGGGGTGAAAGTAGCAATGACACTTGTAAATGGAAATGAGAACTCAATCTCAGAGCAGATCTGCACAAAGCCAGCACAGGTGCTAGCCATAAtaggagagacatattcatcagtgtccatggCCATAGCAAAGAGCATTGGACCTTTCAGCATGCCTTTagtaagaatgttttttttttaaattaaaaatatgacATTTACAATATTATTTCAAATGTGAGAAGTTAGGAAGGCATTTTATATCCCATTTATAGCTAATAATGTTCTGTAACAGTATGAAAAATACTGACTGAGCATTATGCCTGATATAACTGTATGAGTacaattttaaattaatttatactgtaCCTATAAATGCCTCAACTAATGTCTGATGTGACTGCACTTAATGCCTAAGATGCTTGTGTGAATCTTATTTTAGATCAGTTACTTTGCAACCTGTGAGTGTCTTAGTGACAAGAGGAAATATCCCTCATTTCTGCGTACTATTCCCAGTGATTATTACCAGACCTTAGCACTTGCAGAGATGATCAAGCACTTTGGCTGGACTTGGGTGGGAGCAATAAGAAGAGATGATGACTATGGTAACAGTGGGATGGCCACATTTGCTAAAATTGCAGAGCAGCTTGGCATATGCTTAGAATATTCACTTCCATTTTTTTTGTCCTACCCACAAGAAAAAATTTTGAGAATCATTCAGCAAATTAAAAGTTCCACTTCACGAGTGATAGTGGCATTTGTCACTCGTTGGGACCTGGAGATGTTGCTTCATGTATTTACTGAACACAACATCACTGGATATCAGTGGGTGGGAACTGAGGGATGGATTGCTGATCCATTGGCAGCCAGACTGGATAAGTACAATATATTGCAAGGAGCCATAGGGCTAGCTATTCCCAAAAGAACAGTAACAGGTCTGAAGGACTTCATTCTAGATGTAAAACCACTGAAATCAGTAGGCAGTGCCATTTTTACAAAATTCTGGGAGGCTTTGTTTACTTGTGCATATAGAGGACAGAATAATTCAGGAGATATACCAGTGTGCACAGGTGAAGAAAAACTGTCTGACATGAAAAATACATTCACTGATATGTCCATGATGCCAATTTTTAGTAATGTGTATAAGGGAGTATATGCCATTGCCCATACACTTCATGAACTTCTTGGATGCAAAGAAACATGTCCTACAAACAAGCAGCCTGATCCTTTCACAGTGAGTTAACAGTGTTTGTTAGGTACATGTTTTTGTACTTTTGGCTTCAGAATATTGATAGCCATAAGAAGCACTATTTTAAATAATCAGGCACAATTTTTAATCTTGTGAAATACAGATTGTTATAAACTTATGGATTTTACTTTATTCAATCAGTTTCTGGAACATTTGAAAAATGTGCGTTTCAAGACAAAAGAAGGCGAAGATGTTTTTTTTGATAAAAATGGTGACCCTCcagcaaaatatgaaataataaattggcaaaaaaataaagaacaccAATATGACTTTGTCACTGTTGGATACTATGACTCTTCTGTTCCTGTTCAGGATCGATTAGCAATAAACATGGCCTTAATCATGTGGGCACAAAATACAAATCAAGTGAGTATAAGAAAGAAAATGCAACATCAATTGAACTAATCACA
The genomic region above belongs to Neoarius graeffei isolate fNeoGra1 chromosome 6, fNeoGra1.pri, whole genome shotgun sequence and contains:
- the LOC132888372 gene encoding extracellular calcium-sensing receptor-like — protein: MGLVIALLHILMTLINFYTAQENSCSVLGEPDYPQLWKDGDILVGGIFPFHKWQMMDSSYLAMPASIKCMSLELRAFQYSQSLIFAIEEINNSSSLLPGVSLGYKIYDTCGSPSLGVKVAMTLVNGNENSISEQICTKPAQVLAIIGETYSSVSMAIAKSIGPFSMPLISYFATCECLSDKRKYPSFLRTIPSDYYQTLALAEMIKHFGWTWVGAIRRDDDYGNSGMATFAKIAEQLGICLEYSLPFFLSYPQEKILRIIQQIKSSTSRVIVAFVTRWDLEMLLHVFTEHNITGYQWVGTEGWIADPLAARLDKYNILQGAIGLAIPKRTVTGLKDFILDVKPLKSVGSAIFTKFWEALFTCAYRGQNNSGDIPVCTGEEKLSDMKNTFTDMSMMPIFSNVYKGVYAIAHTLHELLGCKETCPTNKQPDPFTFLEHLKNVRFKTKEGEDVFFDKNGDPPAKYEIINWQKNKEHQYDFVTVGYYDSSVPVQDRLAINMALIMWAQNTNQVPKSVCSDSCLPGSRKAVQKGKSICCFDCIQCAAGEISNKTDSTECEQCLQDYWSNADKNKCIKKEVEYLSFEETMGILLAVVSVVGSLMTIVISIIFFKYKNTPIVKANNSELSFLLLFSLALCFLCSLTFIGRPSEWSCMLRHTVFGITFVLCISCVLGKTIVVLMAFKATLPGSKVMKWFGPPQQRLSVLVFTLIQVLICVLWLAISPPFPFRNLKHYKERIILECSLGSNIGFWAVLGYIGLLAILCFVLAFLARKLPDNFNEAKFITFSMLMFCAVWITFIPAYVSSPGKFTVAVEIFAILASSFGLLFCIFLPKCYIIILKPEKNTKKQIMGKVPVL